The genome window GATAATACTATTAGAACAGCATTGCTCGACAAGACAAATATCAAGCATCTCTCAAAACTGGCCGATCTTTCGGCGCTGAAGAACAAACTGATCGCCTCGAATGTGGCCAATGTAGAAACACCCGGATATCAAAGGAAGACCTTTGATTTCGACCGCACACTGCGCAAATCAATGGAAGAGCCGAAATTGCGCGGAGTAGAAACACATCCGAAACACATCCCGCTCGGCGATGACCAGGATCGTCCGCCGAAGATCATCCATGTCAAGCATTCCGAAAATTCGACCGGAATCAACAGTGTGGATATCGATCAGGAGATGTCCGAGATGTCGCAAAACCAACTGATATATCAATTTGGGAGCAAGATGCTGAGCCGAAAGTTTAACGGACTGACATCTGCAATCAGGGGTGAATGATAATGAGTGATATGTTTGCATCTTTAAAGATTTCAGGCTCCGGCCTGTCAGTTAACCGTCGCAAGATG of Candidatus Zixiibacteriota bacterium contains these proteins:
- the flgB gene encoding flagellar basal body rod protein FlgB: MMRGGLSMDNTIRTALLDKTNIKHLSKLADLSALKNKLIASNVANVETPGYQRKTFDFDRTLRKSMEEPKLRGVETHPKHIPLGDDQDRPPKIIHVKHSENSTGINSVDIDQEMSEMSQNQLIYQFGSKMLSRKFNGLTSAIRGE